The following coding sequences lie in one Carassius carassius chromosome 1, fCarCar2.1, whole genome shotgun sequence genomic window:
- the LOC132152632 gene encoding probable G-protein coupled receptor 139 has translation MEHSHIFTVLSTNSSSWSPRGCPLGQFPVIYYSSLLCLGLPANILTVIILSQLVLRRQKSSYNYLLALAIADILVLLLIVFVDFLLEDFILEAPLPHSLNKAVQVLEFASIHTSIWITVPLTVDRYIAVCHPLRYHTVSYPARTRKVILGVYAGCLITSVPYYWWPELWHGLPGASSGGRSSSAGQHVLVWVHCAMVYLLPCSVFFSLNAIIVRKLRCRRSCFRLRGYSTGKTTAILLAITSVFAVLWAPRTLMILYHLYTAQPATPGPARLLHLVTDVANMLALLNTGVNFFLYCFISKRFRRMAGMVLKALFRCRKQPPTFYTSHNFSITSSPWISPANSHCIKMLVYQYDKNGKPVCISS, from the exons ATGGAGCACAGCCACATCTTCACTGTGCTGTCCACCAACTCCAGTTCCTGGAGTCCTCGCGGTTGCCCTCTCGGACAGTTTCCTGTCATCTACTACAGTTCCTTGCTGTGCCTCGGCCTGCCTG CAAACATCCTGACCGTGATCATCCTTTCTCAGCTGGTGCTGCGGCGGCAGAAATCATCCTATAACTACCTACTGGCCTTGGCCATAGCTGACATCCTGGTCCTGCTGTTGATCGTATTTGTGGACTTCCTGTTGGAGGACTTCATTCTCGAAGCCCCTCTTCCCCACTCGCTAAACAAAGCTGTGCAGGTGCTGGAGTTCGCTTCCATCCATACCTCCATCTGGATCACGGTTCCCCTGACCGTGGACCGCTACATTGCTGTATGCCATCCCCTGCGCTACCACACCGTCTCCTACCCGGCCCGAACTCGCAAAGTGATCTTGGGAGTGTACGCTGGCTGCCTGATCACCAGCGTCCCATATTACTGGTGGCCAGAGCTGTGGCACGGGCTGCCGGGAGCCAGCTCTGGGGGCCGCAGTAGCAGTGCAGGCCAGCATGTGTTGGTTTGGGTCCACTGTGCAATGGTTTACCTGCTCCCCTGCTCCGTTTTCTTCTCACTCAATGCCATCATTGTACGCAAGCTCCGTTGCCGCCGTAGCTGCTTCCGTCTGCGGGGCTACTCCACTGGAAAAACCACAGCCATCCTGCTGGCCATTACCTCAGTATTCGCTGTGCTTTGGGCACCACGCACCCTCATGATCCTTTACCACCTTTACACGGCCCAACCGGCGACGCCTGGACCGGCCAGGCTGCTGCATTTGGTCACAGATGTGGCGAACATGCTGGCACTTCTCAACACTGGGGTCAACTTCTTCCTGTACTGCTTCATCAGCAAGCGTTTCCGCAGGATGGCCGGCATGGTGCTAAAGGCCCTTTTTCGATGCAGGAAGCAGCCGCCAACATTTTACACCAGTCACAACTTCTCCATCACCAGCAGCCCTTGGATCTCACCAGCCAACTCACACTGCATCAAGATGTTGGTGTACCAGTACGACAAGAACGGCAAACCAGTCTGCATTTCCTCCTGA
- the LOC132152600 gene encoding RNA-binding protein with serine-rich domain 1 — translation MAPSPTKRRERSEDKPRERGKEKAAGKEGAEKERGRDKIRKRRSKSTGSSSRSSSSSSSSSGSSSGSSSGSSSSSGSSRSGSSSSSRSSSSSGSSGSPSPSRRRHDNRRRSRSKSKSQKRTDEKERKRRSPSPKPTKLHLGRLTRNVTKEHIQEIFSTYGKIKMIDMPPDRLHPNLSKGYAYVEFESPEDAQKALKHMDGGQIDGQEITATAVLAQRIRPAPRRPSPPPRRMPPPPPMWRRTPPRMRRRSRSPRRRSPVRRRSRSRSPGRRRHRSRSSSNSSR, via the exons GGCTCCATCACCAACCAAGCGCAGGGAGCGATCAGAGGACAAACCCAGGGAACGAGGGAAGGAAAAGGCTGCTGGGAAAGAGGGAGCGGAGAAGGAGCGTGGCCGAGACAAGATCCGCAAGCGCCGCAGCAAATCCACCGGCAGCAGCAGCAGGTC cagctccagctccagcagcAGCTCCGGCTCCAGCTCGGGCTCGTCCAGCGGCTCCAGCTCTTCCTCTGGTTCCAGCCGCTCCGGGTCCTCCAGTTCCTCTCGATCATCTAGTTCGTCCGGATCCTCCGGGTCTCCCAGCCCGAGCCGCCGCCGCCACGACAACCGACGCCGCTCGCGGTCAAA GTCCAAATCACAAAAACGGACTgatgagaaagagaggaagaggaggagcccGAGCCCCAAACCCACCAAACTTCATCTGGGAAGACTCACCAGGAACGTTACCAAG GAACATATTCAAGAGATCTTCTCGACTTATGGCAAGATCAAGATGATTGACATGCCCCCGGACCGTTTGCACCCAAATCTGTCAAAGGGTTATGCTTATGTGGAGTTTGAGTCTCCAGAAGACGCCCAGAAAGCCCTCAAACACATGGATGGAG GTCAGATCGACGGTCAGGAAATCACAGCCACAGCTGTCCTGGCCCAGAGGATACGCCCCGCCCCGAGAAGACCGTCTCCACCTCCGCGGCGCATGCCTCCTCCGCCTCCCATGTGGCGCCGCACGCCGCCTCGCATGAGGAGAAG GTCTCGTTCTCCGAGACGACGCTCGCCGGTGAGGAGACGTTCCCGCTCCAGGTCTCCGGGTCGCAGACGACATCGTTCCCGCTCCAGTTCCAACTCGTCCCGTTAG